A single window of Labeo rohita strain BAU-BD-2019 chromosome 4, IGBB_LRoh.1.0, whole genome shotgun sequence DNA harbors:
- the crebl2 gene encoding cAMP-responsive element-binding protein-like 2, whose protein sequence is MDDSKMVAGKVKKPGKRGRKPAKIDLKAKLERSRQSARECRARKKLRYQYLEELVSSKERAICALREELDMYKQWCLAMDQGKIPSEIKALLTGDEQKAPQSSSNKIPKNGKYGSSGNSQNKTS, encoded by the exons ATGGATGACAGTAAA ATGGTTGCTGGAAAAGTAAAGAAACCAGGCAAACGTGGCCGCAAACCTGCCAAAATCGACCTGAAGGCCAAGCTGGAGAGAAGTCGCCAGAGCGCCAGAGAGTGTCGTGCCAGAAAGAAGCTGCGCTACCAGTATCTGGAGGAGCTGGTGTCCAGTAAGGAGAGAGCCATTTGTGCGCTGCGTGAGGAGCTGGACATG TATAAGCAGTGGTGTCTGGCCATGGACCAGGGTAAGATCCCATCTGAAATCAAAGCCCTCCTGACCGGAGACGAGCAGAAAGCGCCACAGAGCTCCAGCAACAAGATCCCCAAGAACGGCAAGTACGGCTCCAGCGGAAACAGCCAGAACAAGACGTCTTAG
- the gpr19 gene encoding probable G-protein coupled receptor 19, with translation MVFFLSLEGIKPFVLFNATTNYSDRNDSSTPTPGVCRLYASAATPQSNISLTSYDLSPAEVTLLGLVFGVFWVISVLGNSLVCLVIHRSRRTQSTTNYFVVSMACADLLLSLACAPLVLLQVFAGHWPLTAAACKAVRYLQHLCPGVQIYVLLSICVDRFYTIVYPLSFKVSREKAKRMILASWVFDAVFVSPCLFFYGSSTTKNHCDFFLADSWDGLVYAVAHLLFGFLVPALLIVSFYQRVVRYIWRIGADGRTVRRTMNIVPRTKVKTIKMFLMLNTVFLLTWTPFYVAQLWHPKETSGPGRQSALFFVAVAWISFSSTASKPTLYSVYNANFRRGMRETFCMSSMKCYRSNAYTITASSRIAKKNYVGVVDLPVPAKTLIKDSVYNTFDREAKEKKLAWPISANPPNTFV, from the coding sequence ATGGTGTTCTTCCTGTCTCTAGAGGGCATAAAGCCCTTTGTCCTCTTCAACGCCACCACCAACTACTCGGACAGGAACGATTCCTCCACACCGACGCCCGGCGTCTGCCGTCTGTACGCCTCCGCCGCCACCCCCCAGAGCAACATCTCGCTGACGTCGTACGACCTGTCTCCGGCGGAGGTCACGCTCCTCGGCCTGGTGTTTGGGGTGTTCTGGGTCATATCGGTACTGGGAAACTCGCTGGTGTGTCTGGTGATCCATCGGAGCCGCAGAACCCAGTCGACCACCAACTACTTTGTGGTGTCGATGGCGTGTGCGGATCTGCTGTTGAGTCTAGCCTGCGCGCCGCTGGTTCTCCTGCAGGTTTTCGCAGGTCACTGGCCTCTGACTGCGGCTGCGTGCAAAGCCGTGCGCTACCTGCAGCACCTGTGCCCTGGCGTCCAGATCTATGTGCTTTTGTCCATCTGCGTAGACCGTTTCTACACCATCGTGTATCCGTTGAGCTTCAAAGTGTCGCGTGAAAAAGCCAAACGAATGATTCTGGCGTCTTGGGTCTTTGACGCTGTGTTCGTATCACCGTGTTTGTTCTTCTACGGATCGTCAACGACGAAAAACCACTGCGACTTCTTTTTGGCGGACAGCTGGGATGGGTTGGTGTACGCCGTCGCACATCTTCTTTTTGGTTTCCTAGTGCCGGCGTTGCTCATCGTGTCCTTCTACCAACGTGTGGTGCGCTACATCTGGCGGATCGGCGCTGACGGGCGAACGGTGCGGAGGACCATGAACATCGTCCCCAGGACTAAAGTCAAAACCATAAAGATGTTTCTGATGCTCAACACCGTGTTTCTCCTCACCTGGACACCGTTTTACGTAGCGCAGCTTTGGCACCCGAAAGAAACGTCAGGCCCCGGCAGACAGTCGGCGCTCTTCTTCGTCGCCGTGGCCTGGATCTCCTTCAGCTCCACGGCGTCCAAACCCACGCTGTACTCCGTGTACAATGCCAACTTCAGACGCGGCATGAGAGAGACGTTCTGCATGTCGTCCATGAAGTGTTACCGCAGTAATGCGTACACCATCACCGCCAGCTCGCGGATCGCCAAAAAGAACTACGTGGGTGTGGTCGATCTGCCCGTGCCGGCAAAGACGCTCATCAAAGACTCGGTGTACAACACTTTTGACCGGGAAGCAAAGGAGAAGAAGTTAGCATGGCCTATTAGTGCTAACCCACCCAACACATTTGTATAA